DNA from Leptospira mayottensis 200901116:
GCGGTGGTTTTTGTGGATTCGATTCAGACCATCGCAAGAGAAGCTCTGCCGAATCAGGCAGGAACCGTCACTCAACTTAGAGAGTGTACTCAAGTTTTGCTCGAAACCGCCAAACGGTCCGGAATTCCGATTTTGATGACGGGTCATATTACGAAAGAAGGAACCATCGCGGGGCCGAAAATTTTGGAACATCTTGTGGACACGGTTCTTTATTTCGAAGGGGATCGACTCAATTATTACCGACTGCTCCGAGCGGTTAAAAATCGTTTTGGTGCCGTGGGGGATCTTGCGATCTTTGAAATGTTTTCGGGCGGTTTACGAGAAGTAGGGGATCGAAATAGCATCTTTATCAGCGCAGGTGCGGAGGAAAGAAGCGGTTCCGTAATCAGCGCTGTGTTAGAAGGTAGTCGAGCTCTTACCGTGGAAGTGCAAGCTTTGGTTAGTAAAACCGGTTTTGCTCAGGCAAGAAGAATGGCGGAGGGGCCGGATACTCGCCGTGTGATTTTGCTCGCTGCAGTGATCGAAAAGTATATCAAAATCAAATTAGGGGAATGTGATCTATTTAGCAATCTTGCAGGAGGCTTAAACGCGGACGAACCGGCTTTGGATCTCGCGATTTGCACTTCGATTATTTCCAGTTATCTCGATCAACCTCTTCCGAAAGGAACCTGCATTCTGGGCGAGGTCGGTCTTTCGGGCGAGGTCCGTAGTATCGGGCAAGCAAATCTCCGGATTAAAGAACTTGCCGGAGTCGGTATGAAAAAAGTGATTCTTCCTGAAGGAAATTTGAGCGAATTGGTCCAAAATACGGACATTCAGATCCAGGGAATTCGTTCTTTGAACGATTTGCGTTTGCTTTTTCCGGGCGTCAAT
Protein-coding regions in this window:
- the radA gene encoding DNA repair protein RadA, which gives rise to MKKRLTRTFICQSCGQDFSRWAGKCESCGNWNSIIEEIGGERFASSGGNSRKNKSYQEPIPLDRIEEESLERMGTGLKELDLVLGGGLVPGSLTLIGGEPGVGKSTLVLEVSRYLTQANKKVLYISGEESPSQIRMRAERMGFCSSNLLLTSETYAENISAMIEGERPAVVFVDSIQTIAREALPNQAGTVTQLRECTQVLLETAKRSGIPILMTGHITKEGTIAGPKILEHLVDTVLYFEGDRLNYYRLLRAVKNRFGAVGDLAIFEMFSGGLREVGDRNSIFISAGAEERSGSVISAVLEGSRALTVEVQALVSKTGFAQARRMAEGPDTRRVILLAAVIEKYIKIKLGECDLFSNLAGGLNADEPALDLAICTSIISSYLDQPLPKGTCILGEVGLSGEVRSIGQANLRIKELAGVGMKKVILPEGNLSELVQNTDIQIQGIRSLNDLRLLFPGVN